The following coding sequences lie in one Bordetella genomosp. 9 genomic window:
- a CDS encoding DUF1615 domain-containing protein: MTPTMPAPMLLPNARLPWRRAAGIALLLALAGCATRAPQPEAPTSPQAIRADIVRRLPPGVGDAEGWARDIQVAVTTQEILATPENLCAIIAVTEQESGFRADPAVPGLPRIARAEIDRRAASLHIPGMLVDAALRIESPNGKSYGARLDAVRTERELSDMFEDFIGMVPMGRQLFGGLNPVHTAGPMQVSVDFAQSHAQGYPYPVGQSLRKEVFTRRGGLYFGAMHLLGYPARYDAMLYRFADYNAGWYASRNAAFQDAVSQATGIKLALDGDVLNETSAEPGETERAIRALRSRLRMSEEAIRRDLRAGDRPDFEETTLYRRVFEIADAAAGHALPRAVLPRIRLQSPKITRPLTTAWFAERVNGRWKQCLARGGSSPAR, translated from the coding sequence ATGACGCCAACGATGCCCGCACCGATGCTGCTGCCAAACGCTCGCCTCCCATGGCGGCGCGCCGCCGGCATCGCCTTGCTGCTGGCCCTGGCGGGCTGCGCCACCCGCGCGCCGCAGCCCGAAGCGCCCACCAGTCCGCAGGCCATCCGCGCCGACATCGTGCGCCGCCTGCCGCCGGGCGTCGGCGATGCGGAGGGCTGGGCGCGCGATATCCAGGTAGCCGTCACCACGCAGGAGATCCTGGCGACGCCCGAGAACCTGTGCGCCATCATCGCCGTGACCGAGCAGGAATCGGGCTTTCGCGCCGACCCCGCCGTGCCGGGGCTGCCGCGGATCGCTCGCGCCGAGATCGACCGGCGCGCCGCATCGTTGCACATCCCCGGAATGCTGGTCGACGCCGCGTTGCGCATCGAGTCGCCCAATGGCAAAAGCTACGGCGCGCGCCTGGATGCCGTACGCACCGAGCGCGAGCTGAGCGATATGTTCGAAGACTTCATCGGCATGGTGCCCATGGGACGCCAGCTCTTTGGGGGCCTGAACCCCGTGCACACCGCCGGCCCAATGCAGGTCAGCGTGGACTTCGCGCAGTCCCACGCCCAGGGTTACCCCTATCCGGTGGGCCAGAGCCTGCGCAAAGAAGTCTTTACCCGCCGCGGCGGGCTGTACTTCGGCGCCATGCATCTGCTGGGCTATCCCGCCCGCTACGATGCCATGCTGTATCGCTTCGCCGACTACAACGCGGGCTGGTACGCCAGCCGCAACGCCGCCTTCCAGGACGCGGTGAGCCAGGCCACCGGAATCAAGCTGGCTTTGGATGGCGACGTGTTGAACGAAACGTCCGCCGAACCGGGCGAAACCGAGCGCGCGATCCGTGCCTTGCGCTCGCGCCTGCGCATGAGCGAGGAAGCCATCCGGCGGGACCTGCGCGCGGGCGATCGTCCGGATTTCGAGGAGACGACGCTGTACCGGCGCGTGTTCGAGATTGCAGACGCCGCCGCCGGGCACGCCTTGCCGCGTGCCGTGCTGCCCCGCATCCGGCTGCAGAGCCCGAAAATCACCCGCCCCCTGACGACGGCCTGGTTTGCCGAACGCGTGAACGGGCGCTGGAAGCAGTGCCTGGCGCGGGGCGGATCGTCGCCGGCCCGCTGA
- a CDS encoding efflux transporter outer membrane subunit translates to MYKPFRRLSFLLCAAAAGGLILPGCTVGPDYRGAPEVAPDAARQPAFVRAPQDAVAPGHAPSQWWRALNDPQLNALVDAALAHNPDLHAAQARLRASRAQLQQANANGMPTSSATLAAIRTRSPNTSVLSQGGSGGDASGQGDPAGQGGGSSGRGPVQFYSAGFDASWELDLFGGTRRAVEAAAAEAEAVQADLADAQVSLAAEVAQAYISLRDQQQRLRLAQRSAELQQRMLDLTQQRRQHGTAADVDVERLSTQVATTRATLVPLDAQIAESLDRLAVLTGREPGALDKELGAAGPLPALPAQVRVGDPASLLKQRPDIRGAERRLASANAQIGERTADLFPKVTLFGDIGFSGSELGHLVRKENFTWIGIPYLQWNVLDFGRTRSGIRAAEAARDEAQAKYAHTVLAALQDANTALSRYGHQREHLVRLRQVQDFAARSAELTRQRYAAGVATLIDLLDTQRAEFAAQQDVVAGQAELLQDFVSLQKSLGLGWQPG, encoded by the coding sequence ATGTACAAGCCATTCCGCCGCCTGTCCTTTCTGCTTTGCGCCGCCGCGGCCGGCGGACTCATTCTGCCCGGTTGCACGGTCGGCCCGGACTACCGCGGCGCCCCTGAGGTCGCGCCGGACGCGGCGCGGCAGCCCGCGTTCGTACGCGCGCCCCAGGATGCCGTCGCGCCCGGACATGCCCCCAGTCAATGGTGGCGGGCGTTGAACGATCCCCAATTGAACGCCCTGGTCGACGCGGCGCTTGCGCACAATCCCGATCTGCACGCGGCGCAGGCGCGGCTGCGAGCCTCGCGGGCGCAACTGCAGCAGGCCAACGCCAACGGCATGCCGACCAGTTCGGCCACGCTGGCCGCCATCCGCACGCGCTCGCCCAATACATCGGTGCTGTCGCAAGGCGGTTCCGGCGGCGATGCCTCCGGACAAGGCGACCCGGCCGGACAAGGCGGCGGCTCGTCCGGCCGGGGGCCGGTGCAGTTCTACAGCGCCGGCTTCGATGCATCCTGGGAGCTGGACCTGTTCGGCGGCACCCGCCGCGCTGTGGAGGCCGCAGCGGCCGAAGCCGAGGCCGTACAGGCCGATCTGGCCGACGCCCAGGTCTCGCTGGCCGCCGAGGTGGCGCAGGCCTATATCAGCCTGCGCGACCAGCAGCAGCGCCTGCGCCTGGCGCAGCGCTCCGCCGAGCTGCAACAGCGCATGCTGGACCTGACCCAGCAGCGCCGGCAGCATGGCACCGCGGCCGATGTGGACGTGGAACGGCTGTCCACGCAGGTGGCCACCACGCGCGCCACGCTGGTGCCGCTGGATGCGCAGATCGCGGAATCGCTGGATCGGCTGGCCGTGCTCACCGGACGCGAGCCCGGCGCGCTGGACAAGGAGCTGGGCGCCGCGGGGCCGCTGCCTGCCCTGCCGGCCCAGGTTCGCGTCGGCGATCCCGCCTCGCTATTGAAACAGCGGCCCGATATCCGCGGCGCGGAACGGCGGCTGGCATCGGCCAACGCGCAGATCGGCGAGCGCACGGCCGATCTCTTCCCCAAGGTCACCCTGTTCGGCGATATCGGCTTCAGCGGTTCGGAACTGGGCCATCTGGTTCGCAAGGAGAACTTCACCTGGATCGGCATTCCGTACCTGCAGTGGAACGTGCTCGACTTCGGCCGCACCCGCAGCGGCATACGCGCGGCCGAAGCGGCGCGCGACGAGGCCCAGGCCAAGTATGCGCACACCGTGCTGGCGGCGCTGCAGGACGCCAACACTGCGCTGTCCCGCTACGGCCATCAACGCGAGCATCTGGTGCGCCTGCGGCAGGTACAGGACTTCGCCGCCCGTTCCGCGGAATTGACCCGCCAACGCTACGCCGCCGGCGTCGCCACGCTGATCGACCTGCTGGACACGCAGCGCGCCGAATTCGCGGCGCAGCAGGACGTGGTGGCCGGCCAGGCCGAGTTGCTGCAAGATTTCGTATCGCTGCAGAAAAGCCTCGGCCTGGGCTGGCAGCCCGGCTGA
- a CDS encoding MATE family efflux transporter — protein MSATALSPGLPAPPTLSRHAADTVKLAAPLAVAQLSQMAMGVTDTLMLGMLGPAPLAAGGLGAQFYFVIVTLLEGVLSSVSITVAHALGARDGGRVPRIYWTGLLLSVLLAVPAFVLLSFTEAILLRLGEPAELARDVGVYTNVVRWGAFASLIGVGMMRAFLPAIGGARRLLWFSLGSVGVNALLNYGLIFGAFGLPAMGLTGSAAATAITVWIMAIALLGTLHGSRRHRDAVRAARVDWRLMGELFRLGWPVAITYGVEAGLFLATGLMIGLLGATPLAAHQIALSVTSMTFMVPLALGQAANVRVGYWMGAGHTQAARHAGFVAMGLGAAVMAVTGLVYATVPRAVVGLYLALDDPANAATIAIAASLLGVAAVFQLVDGMQAVCAGCLRGLRDTRAPMLAAVCGYWCIGFPTGYALAFHAGLGAPGAWWGLAAGLASVALWMTLRFARMTHPGQ, from the coding sequence ATGTCCGCTACCGCACTTTCGCCGGGCCTGCCGGCCCCTCCAACGTTATCCCGGCACGCCGCCGATACCGTAAAACTCGCCGCTCCGCTTGCCGTCGCCCAGCTGTCGCAAATGGCGATGGGCGTCACCGACACGCTGATGCTCGGCATGCTGGGCCCCGCGCCGCTGGCCGCCGGCGGCCTGGGCGCCCAGTTCTACTTCGTCATCGTCACCCTGCTCGAGGGCGTGCTGTCTTCGGTAAGCATCACGGTGGCGCACGCCCTGGGCGCACGCGACGGCGGCCGCGTGCCGCGCATCTACTGGACCGGACTGCTGCTATCGGTGCTGCTGGCCGTGCCGGCCTTCGTGCTTTTATCCTTTACGGAAGCCATCCTGTTGCGTCTGGGAGAGCCGGCCGAGCTGGCACGCGACGTCGGCGTCTATACGAATGTCGTGCGCTGGGGCGCGTTCGCCAGCCTGATCGGCGTGGGAATGATGCGGGCCTTCCTGCCGGCGATCGGCGGGGCCAGGCGCCTGCTGTGGTTTTCGCTGGGCAGCGTGGGCGTCAACGCCTTGCTGAATTACGGCCTGATTTTCGGCGCCTTCGGCCTGCCGGCCATGGGTCTTACAGGCTCAGCAGCGGCCACCGCGATCACGGTATGGATCATGGCGATCGCGTTGCTAGGCACGCTGCACGGCAGCCGCCGTCATCGCGATGCCGTGCGCGCCGCTCGCGTGGATTGGCGCCTGATGGGCGAGCTTTTCCGCCTGGGCTGGCCCGTGGCCATTACCTACGGCGTGGAAGCCGGGCTGTTCCTCGCCACCGGGTTGATGATCGGCCTGCTGGGCGCAACGCCGCTGGCGGCGCACCAGATCGCGCTGAGCGTGACCTCCATGACGTTCATGGTGCCGCTGGCCCTGGGCCAGGCCGCCAACGTACGGGTCGGTTATTGGATGGGAGCGGGGCACACCCAGGCCGCACGGCATGCGGGCTTCGTCGCGATGGGGCTGGGCGCCGCCGTCATGGCGGTGACCGGGCTGGTGTATGCCACCGTGCCGCGCGCCGTTGTCGGCCTGTATCTTGCGCTGGACGATCCGGCAAACGCGGCGACGATCGCGATCGCGGCTTCGCTGCTGGGGGTCGCGGCCGTTTTCCAATTGGTGGACGGCATGCAGGCCGTATGCGCGGGCTGCCTGCGGGGCTTGCGGGACACCCGCGCGCCCATGCTCGCCGCCGTGTGCGGCTACTGGTGTATCGGCTTTCCCACGGGTTATGCGCTGGCTTTCCACGCGGGCCTGGGAGCGCCGGGGGCCTGGTGGGGGCTGGCCGCCGGCCTGGCGAGCGTCGCGTTATGGATGACGCTGCGCTTTGCGCGCATGACGCATCCGGGGCAGTGA
- a CDS encoding MDR family MFS transporter, which produces MADSSPQAERASAADWIAVTGGALGALMATLDISITNSALPQIQGSIGATGTEGTWISTGYLMSEIVMIPLAAWLTRVFGLRNFLLGNAVLFALFSVMCGLSHSLTQMIVGRIGQGFTGGAMIPTAQTIIRTRLPRSQLPVGMTMFGLIVLLGPLLGPVLGGWLAENVSWSWCFLVNLPVCVALVALLLGGLPAEKPRWMDFLKADWVGIAGLSIGLSSLTVVLEEGQRERWFDSHMIVTLTAVTLAGFALIAISQFTAPKPILRLSLLRNLRYASVILIVFAVGAGLYGVSYLVPQFLSLIAGYNAEQSGAVMLVSGVPAFLMMPILPRLLGKVDFRILVIAGLLMFTGSCLLDIGLTAQSVGHDFYGSQFLRGVGQMLAMMPLNQASMAAVSREESGDAAGLYNMARNLGGSVGLAIIGIVIDRRNTFHTDVLRESLSANSVLGQERIAASAANWFAQTGDMAYSQMRALAQLARQIQQQAAVMTYSETFYLLALALLACVPLALLLRTPRGADTPSAGH; this is translated from the coding sequence ATGGCTGATTCCTCACCGCAGGCGGAACGCGCGAGCGCCGCGGACTGGATTGCCGTTACCGGCGGCGCATTGGGCGCGCTGATGGCGACGCTCGACATCTCGATCACCAATTCGGCTTTGCCGCAGATCCAGGGGTCGATCGGCGCGACCGGTACGGAAGGGACCTGGATCTCCACCGGCTACCTGATGTCGGAGATCGTGATGATCCCCCTGGCGGCCTGGCTGACGCGCGTCTTCGGCCTGCGCAATTTCCTGCTCGGCAATGCCGTGCTGTTTGCGCTTTTCTCGGTGATGTGCGGCCTGTCGCACAGCCTGACGCAAATGATCGTGGGCCGCATCGGCCAGGGCTTTACCGGCGGCGCGATGATCCCCACCGCGCAGACCATCATCCGCACGCGCCTGCCGCGCTCCCAGCTGCCGGTCGGCATGACGATGTTCGGCCTGATCGTGCTGCTTGGCCCTTTGCTGGGGCCGGTGCTGGGCGGGTGGCTTGCGGAAAACGTCAGCTGGAGCTGGTGCTTTCTCGTCAACCTGCCGGTATGCGTGGCGCTGGTCGCGCTGCTGCTGGGCGGGCTGCCCGCGGAAAAACCGCGCTGGATGGATTTCCTCAAGGCCGACTGGGTCGGCATCGCGGGCTTGTCCATCGGCTTGAGCAGCCTGACAGTGGTGCTGGAGGAAGGCCAGCGCGAGCGCTGGTTCGACTCCCACATGATCGTGACCCTGACCGCGGTCACCCTGGCGGGCTTCGCCCTGATCGCGATATCGCAGTTCACGGCGCCCAAACCCATCCTGCGCCTGAGCCTGCTGCGCAATCTGCGCTACGCCAGCGTGATACTGATCGTATTCGCCGTGGGCGCCGGGCTGTACGGCGTTTCCTACCTGGTGCCGCAGTTCCTCAGCCTGATCGCCGGCTACAACGCCGAGCAGTCGGGAGCCGTAATGCTGGTATCCGGCGTGCCCGCCTTCCTGATGATGCCGATATTGCCGCGCCTGCTCGGCAAGGTCGACTTCCGCATCCTGGTCATCGCCGGACTGCTCATGTTCACCGGTAGCTGCCTGTTGGACATCGGGCTGACGGCGCAAAGCGTGGGACACGATTTCTACGGCTCGCAGTTCCTGCGCGGCGTCGGCCAGATGCTGGCGATGATGCCGCTGAACCAGGCCTCGATGGCGGCGGTCTCGCGCGAGGAGTCCGGCGATGCCGCCGGCCTGTACAACATGGCGCGCAACCTGGGCGGATCGGTCGGCCTGGCCATCATCGGCATCGTCATCGACCGGCGCAACACCTTTCATACGGACGTGCTGCGCGAATCGCTCAGCGCCAATTCGGTGCTCGGCCAGGAACGCATCGCGGCCAGCGCGGCGAACTGGTTCGCGCAGACCGGCGACATGGCCTATTCGCAAATGCGCGCGCTGGCGCAGCTCGCGCGCCAGATCCAGCAGCAGGCCGCCGTCATGACGTATTCCGAGACCTTCTATCTGCTGGCGCTGGCCCTGCTGGCCTGCGTGCCGCTGGCGCTGCTGCTGCGCACGCCGCGCGGCGCCGATACGCCCAGCGCTGGCCATTGA
- a CDS encoding HlyD family secretion protein, giving the protein MSASPGSLSSSSPSATGAAASAVTHPGAVPGKPAGPASAGTPRSRRRLFVLGAGLAALIAALAWGAHWWLVGRFIESTDDAYLQADSVTVAPKVSGYVTQVYVADNQAVQPGDPLVRLDDRQYRAALDQAQATIAAREADIARARAEIEQQNANVAQAEAQARVARLNAQHAQAEVQRYRPLAATGAETSERLANLTNQRDQALATQAANEAAVRAARAQIAVSTAQIAQAEAQLAAARASARQASLDLQDTVVRATLAGTVGDRTVRVGQFVQPGTRMMTLVPVQDVYLEANFKETQIGRMRAGQPVTLHVDALPGADLHGVVDSFAPGTGAQFALLPPENATGNFTKIVQRVPVRIRVQADARTRALLLPGLSVTAEVDTRNG; this is encoded by the coding sequence CTTTCCTCATCTTCCCCTTCCGCAACGGGCGCCGCCGCGTCCGCCGTTACCCATCCGGGCGCGGTTCCGGGCAAGCCGGCCGGCCCGGCCTCGGCCGGCACGCCCCGCTCACGCAGGCGGCTGTTTGTGCTGGGCGCAGGCCTTGCCGCCCTGATCGCCGCGCTGGCGTGGGGCGCGCACTGGTGGCTGGTGGGACGCTTCATCGAAAGCACGGACGACGCCTATCTGCAGGCCGATAGCGTCACCGTCGCTCCCAAGGTCAGCGGCTATGTGACGCAGGTCTACGTGGCCGACAACCAGGCGGTCCAGCCCGGCGATCCGTTGGTGCGCCTGGACGACCGGCAGTATCGGGCCGCGCTGGACCAGGCCCAGGCCACGATCGCGGCGCGCGAGGCCGACATCGCGCGCGCCCGGGCGGAGATCGAACAGCAGAACGCCAACGTGGCCCAGGCCGAGGCGCAGGCCCGCGTGGCGCGGCTGAACGCCCAGCACGCGCAGGCCGAGGTGCAGCGCTATCGGCCGCTGGCGGCGACCGGCGCCGAAACCAGCGAGCGGCTGGCCAACCTCACCAATCAGCGCGACCAGGCGCTGGCGACCCAGGCGGCCAACGAAGCGGCGGTGCGCGCCGCGCGGGCGCAGATCGCCGTCAGCACCGCGCAGATCGCACAGGCCGAGGCCCAATTGGCCGCCGCACGCGCCAGCGCCCGTCAGGCCAGCCTTGATCTGCAAGACACGGTGGTGCGCGCCACGCTGGCCGGCACTGTCGGCGACCGCACCGTACGCGTCGGCCAGTTCGTGCAGCCGGGCACGCGCATGATGACGCTGGTGCCGGTGCAGGACGTCTATCTGGAAGCCAACTTCAAGGAAACGCAGATCGGCCGCATGCGGGCCGGACAGCCCGTCACGCTGCATGTGGACGCCCTGCCCGGCGCCGACCTGCACGGTGTGGTCGACAGCTTCGCCCCGGGAACCGGCGCGCAATTCGCGCTGCTGCCGCCGGAGAACGCCACGGGCAACTTCACCAAGATCGTGCAGCGCGTGCCCGTCCGCATCCGCGTGCAGGCGGACGCCCGCACGCGCGCCCTGCTCCTGCCCGGGCTTTCCGTAACGGCGGAAGTCGACACGCGCAATGGCTGA